Proteins found in one bacterium genomic segment:
- a CDS encoding HAD family hydrolase yields the protein MATAVRNRRVQWLFFDIGDVVANEDKLRFNIYKILESSLREHKIDLTFQDIIACREDLILGHADESPHYTIAKMYLDKAAYDQWHDSIKTYIHKHLTRDLILVPGMDKVLKKLSKIYSLGIIADQPHEIMQFLKKNGIEEYFKIFAISGLLNMNKPRKKIFEWAVNHAGCSFDQAVMIGDRIDRDIFPAKQLDMMTIQVHWNTYRKGFTTKNKKQELYLASLDRIKNWQIEPNSPSEAADAVVEKVIDLPSVIQKLGSV from the coding sequence ATGGCAACCGCAGTTAGAAATCGCCGCGTGCAATGGCTGTTCTTCGATATCGGAGACGTCGTTGCGAATGAAGACAAGCTCCGCTTTAACATTTACAAAATCCTCGAATCCAGTTTACGCGAACATAAAATCGATCTCACTTTTCAGGACATTATTGCATGCCGTGAAGATCTGATCTTAGGTCATGCCGATGAGTCGCCGCACTACACCATTGCTAAAATGTATCTGGATAAAGCGGCCTATGATCAATGGCATGATTCCATCAAAACCTATATTCACAAACATCTGACACGTGACCTGATCCTTGTTCCGGGAATGGATAAAGTATTAAAAAAGCTAAGTAAAATCTATTCGCTTGGAATCATTGCAGACCAGCCTCACGAGATTATGCAATTTCTGAAGAAAAACGGCATCGAAGAGTATTTCAAAATATTTGCCATCAGTGGTTTGTTAAACATGAACAAACCGCGTAAGAAAATCTTTGAATGGGCTGTGAATCATGCCGGATGCAGTTTTGATCAGGCCGTTATGATCGGCGATCGCATCGACCGGGACATTTTTCCGGCCAAACAACTCGATATGATGACCATTCAGGTTCATTGGAATACTTATCGTAAAGGCTTTACGACAAAAAATAAAAAACAAGAGCTCTATCTCGCGTCTCTTGATCGTATCAAAAACTGGCAAATTGAACCTAATAGCCCCAGTGAAGCCGCCGATGCCGTCGTTGAGAAAGTCATTGATTTACCCTCCGTTATTCAAAAGCTCGGATCTGTATGA
- a CDS encoding phosphomannomutase/phosphoglucomutase, translating to MAKTIKRVKKTSKKTLRKKSKKKLGAGKKVKTTGKVSKKVIKKSASKKSKTSKSKTNNKKPAGKTSPAKPSQTVYVNPNIFREYDIRGIVVDDLKPGVVELLGKAYASFMIKKGAKKITVGRDVRTTSLSLKNALVRGMLSTGMNVIDVGEIPTPVLYYSIEYYKTDGGIMVTGSHNPREYNGFKMCLGLAPIYGAQIQELKHMIDTGDFKTGRGQVEEKPIVAHYFDMIASKIHLNRKFKIVIDSGNGTAGVIAPKIFRDLGCEVIELYCEPDGNFPNHLPDPTKLEYVEDLRKLVVEHGADIGLGFDGDSDRVGAIDEKGRIVWADKLLALLAREINQKKPGSQILFDVKCSQGLIEDIEAHGGKPFMWKTGHSLLKAKMKEMHSPLAGEMSGHIFFADDFFGYDDAIYVACRLVQLLSRQPKKLSELADSFPHFYSTPEIRVDTTEEDKFRIVDEVREYFRSKYSIIDVDGVRVLYGDGWGLVRASNTQPVLVVRFEAKSENRLHQIMDEMIAKLREYPSVTIDDKELKIY from the coding sequence ATGGCCAAGACAATCAAGCGTGTAAAAAAAACAAGTAAGAAAACTTTAAGAAAAAAATCAAAAAAAAAGCTGGGCGCGGGAAAGAAAGTCAAAACGACCGGGAAAGTGTCGAAAAAAGTTATTAAAAAAAGTGCGTCAAAAAAAAGTAAAACTTCGAAATCCAAAACCAATAATAAAAAACCTGCCGGTAAAACCTCGCCAGCCAAGCCTTCTCAGACAGTATACGTTAATCCGAACATTTTCAGGGAATACGATATTCGCGGTATCGTCGTCGATGATCTGAAACCCGGCGTTGTCGAATTGCTCGGCAAAGCTTACGCGTCGTTCATGATCAAAAAAGGCGCAAAAAAAATTACTGTCGGGCGCGACGTACGGACGACTTCACTCAGTCTTAAAAACGCACTGGTGCGCGGAATGCTATCAACCGGCATGAACGTCATCGATGTGGGCGAAATTCCGACGCCGGTATTATACTACTCGATCGAATATTATAAAACGGACGGCGGCATTATGGTTACCGGTAGTCATAATCCCCGTGAATACAATGGATTCAAAATGTGCTTGGGGCTCGCTCCGATTTATGGCGCACAAATTCAAGAACTGAAACATATGATCGATACCGGGGATTTCAAAACCGGTCGTGGACAAGTGGAAGAAAAACCGATTGTAGCACATTATTTCGATATGATTGCTTCCAAAATTCACCTGAACCGGAAATTCAAGATCGTCATCGATTCCGGTAACGGCACTGCCGGAGTGATCGCCCCGAAAATTTTCCGTGACCTTGGCTGCGAAGTGATCGAACTGTATTGCGAACCGGACGGCAATTTTCCAAATCACTTGCCTGACCCTACTAAATTAGAATACGTGGAAGATTTACGAAAATTGGTTGTTGAACATGGAGCCGATATCGGCCTCGGATTTGACGGAGATTCCGACCGGGTCGGCGCGATCGATGAAAAAGGCCGCATTGTATGGGCGGATAAGTTACTGGCGCTGTTGGCCCGCGAGATCAATCAAAAAAAACCGGGATCTCAAATTCTTTTTGACGTCAAATGTTCCCAAGGCCTTATTGAAGACATCGAAGCGCACGGCGGAAAACCGTTTATGTGGAAAACCGGTCACTCGCTTCTCAAAGCCAAAATGAAAGAAATGCACAGCCCGTTGGCCGGTGAAATGAGCGGTCACATATTTTTTGCCGATGATTTCTTTGGATACGATGATGCCATTTACGTCGCGTGCCGTTTGGTGCAATTGCTATCGCGTCAGCCTAAAAAATTGTCTGAATTAGCCGATAGTTTTCCTCATTTTTATTCTACGCCTGAAATCCGTGTCGACACAACGGAAGAGGACAAATTCAGAATCGTAGATGAGGTCCGTGAATATTTCCGGTCAAAATATTCAATCATCGACGTAGACGGCGTACGCGTTTTATACGGCGACGGCTGGGGGCTGGTACGCGCTTCGAACACACAGCCTGTTCTCGTAGTACGTTTCGAAGCAAAATCAGAAAACCGTTTGCATCAAATCATGGATGAAATGATCGCCAAACTGCGCGAGTATCCGTCCGTCACTATCGACGACAAAGAACTGAAAATTTACTAA
- a CDS encoding GNAT family N-acetyltransferase, which yields MDFQSFDASKNLDEQRRLFVACFPENQNTPIVSKEHYQWKFHTFPAKPHSYEFCGYDQGEMVSYYAALPYRYSIHGEEKLCGMVCDVMTHPKMRGKGVFTKIGHYSTDQLKHLGIDFTSGYPIRPEVIPGHLKVGWKIAFKLPLYIQFYRFNTVLKSKKLSLFSPFANIVMACWRLLLKIFEKKTVGEFEIIDQRQIHDIPGYTEFFEKWKKNIPNALLKTPDFLYWRTQAPGAEYKVILLRDQSELIGFCLTRFTVLERIPCVAILDWMILEGKDAARFTLNRALRRLVNHYNAEAVVTMMSPYWAERYSLWKLGFMQSPYAFSLIIKKLNDQLDDTKLFNEKDWHLMWIDSDDL from the coding sequence ATGGATTTTCAATCTTTCGATGCATCAAAAAACCTCGACGAACAACGCAGGCTTTTTGTCGCTTGTTTTCCGGAGAATCAAAATACTCCGATCGTATCCAAAGAACACTACCAATGGAAATTTCACACTTTCCCGGCAAAGCCTCATTCTTATGAGTTTTGCGGCTATGATCAAGGTGAAATGGTCAGCTACTACGCCGCTCTGCCTTACCGTTATTCCATTCATGGCGAAGAAAAGTTATGCGGGATGGTATGCGATGTTATGACGCATCCTAAGATGCGTGGTAAAGGTGTCTTTACCAAGATCGGTCATTATTCAACGGATCAACTGAAACATCTCGGAATTGATTTTACTTCCGGCTACCCGATTCGTCCCGAAGTCATTCCGGGACATTTAAAAGTAGGATGGAAAATTGCTTTTAAATTACCTCTGTATATCCAGTTCTATCGTTTTAATACCGTTTTAAAAAGTAAAAAGCTTTCATTGTTTTCTCCCTTTGCCAACATCGTCATGGCATGCTGGCGGCTTTTACTTAAAATATTTGAGAAAAAAACCGTCGGCGAATTCGAAATTATTGACCAGCGCCAAATTCATGACATACCCGGTTATACAGAATTTTTTGAAAAATGGAAAAAGAATATTCCGAATGCGCTGCTTAAAACACCGGATTTTTTATATTGGCGCACACAAGCTCCCGGAGCGGAATACAAAGTCATTTTACTTCGTGATCAATCCGAATTAATCGGTTTTTGCCTTACTCGTTTTACGGTGCTTGAACGGATACCTTGTGTAGCCATTTTGGATTGGATGATTTTGGAAGGAAAAGATGCCGCCCGGTTTACTCTCAACCGCGCTTTGCGAAGACTCGTCAATCATTACAATGCTGAAGCCGTCGTAACAATGATGAGTCCGTATTGGGCGGAACGGTACAGTTTGTGGAAGCTTGGATTTATGCAATCACCCTATGCTTTTTCATTGATCATCAAAAAATTAAACGATCAGCTTGATGACACAAAGCTGTTCAATGAAAAAGACTGGCACCTGATGTGGATTGATTCCGATGATTTGTGA
- a CDS encoding SDR family oxidoreductase, with product MSSHTIVLTGASGGIGRALTEYFLENKLTNLVCQYKTHDEALFEVLRKHGLDEHRHSFHADLTDENDVHQFGEFTRKNFGQPWALINLAGASTNAMSWKLSKDEFVRIMQANLLTTFLTSKEFIPGMRETGGGRLVNISSVVAFTGIAGASHYAAAKAAIVGLTKSMAQELSSKNITVNALALGYFDYGLIKDVPDAMLNEIKARVPLKRLGLANEIGGMIRFLISDDGAFTTGQVLHINGGLY from the coding sequence ATGTCTTCACACACCATTGTTTTAACCGGAGCCAGCGGCGGCATCGGACGAGCCTTAACGGAATATTTTCTGGAAAATAAACTCACAAACCTTGTATGCCAATATAAAACCCACGACGAAGCGCTATTCGAAGTATTACGCAAACATGGCCTCGATGAGCATCGGCATTCATTTCATGCCGATCTGACCGACGAAAATGATGTTCATCAATTTGGAGAATTTACCCGGAAAAATTTCGGTCAGCCGTGGGCGCTGATCAATCTGGCCGGCGCTTCAACTAATGCTATGAGTTGGAAATTATCAAAAGACGAATTTGTGAGAATCATGCAGGCCAATCTCTTAACGACTTTTTTAACATCCAAAGAATTTATTCCCGGAATGCGTGAAACCGGCGGCGGACGCCTGGTCAATATTTCCAGTGTGGTTGCCTTTACCGGCATCGCCGGCGCTTCGCATTACGCGGCAGCTAAAGCGGCCATCGTCGGGTTGACCAAATCCATGGCTCAAGAGCTTTCATCAAAAAATATCACAGTCAATGCGCTCGCATTGGGATATTTTGACTACGGCCTCATCAAAGACGTTCCGGATGCAATGTTAAACGAAATCAAAGCGCGAGTGCCGCTCAAACGCCTCGGACTTGCCAATGAAATCGGCGGTATGATCCGGTTTCTCATCAGCGATGATGGCGCGTTTACAACCGGCCAGGTCCTCCATATCAACGGCGGATTGTACTAA
- a CDS encoding ubiquinol-cytochrome c reductase iron-sulfur subunit — protein MSEKNFSRRNFIKSSVLGIIGSVVAGKAIQAAAGDYTINVDDFEPLQAVGGSVLIKDVTVGADKDNLIVVRTGEKEFVVFSAICRHKKCNVKYKHDKNAFVCPCHGSTYDMTGQVTKGPSKDNIIQYKVKLTGNQLTVTV, from the coding sequence ATGTCTGAGAAAAATTTTTCCCGGCGAAATTTTATCAAATCATCCGTATTAGGAATTATCGGGAGCGTTGTGGCGGGAAAGGCAATTCAAGCTGCTGCCGGCGATTATACGATCAATGTTGATGATTTTGAGCCCTTGCAGGCGGTCGGTGGATCGGTTTTGATCAAAGATGTTACAGTAGGGGCTGATAAAGATAATCTAATCGTCGTACGAACCGGCGAAAAGGAATTCGTTGTTTTTTCAGCGATCTGCCGTCACAAAAAATGTAACGTAAAGTACAAGCACGATAAGAATGCTTTTGTGTGTCCTTGTCATGGCAGTACTTATGATATGACCGGACAAGTTACAAAAGGTCCTTCCAAGGATAATATTATTCAATACAAAGTAAAACTTACCGGTAATCAATTAACGGTGACGGTGTAA
- the ftcD gene encoding glutamate formimidoyltransferase produces MNKIVECVPNFSEGRDTKIIQAIADAIEKIKGVKLLNLEPDKDYNRVVVTFAGDPQAAVDAALAATGVACEMIDMRRHQGEHPRMGATDVVPFVPISNITMDECVALANQFGERAAAQLGLPIYLYAQAARKPERKKLPDIRKGEYEMLAPKLQDPNWKPDFGPNEYTDRVVRSGATATGARFFLIAYNVNLETHEVSVADEIAGRIRESGRPKKDAQGNVMKDESGKTIRIAGSLRETQGKGIYMEAHHITQVSMNLLNYLITSIHTAFEECKKEAQALGTKVTGSEIVGLVPKDSIVMAGKFYSDKLKLNLHDDNDLIQCAIEQLGLSQLAPFEANKKIIEYMLQ; encoded by the coding sequence ATGAATAAAATTGTCGAATGTGTTCCTAATTTCAGCGAAGGCCGGGATACCAAAATTATCCAAGCCATTGCTGACGCGATCGAAAAAATTAAAGGCGTCAAATTGCTCAACCTCGAACCTGACAAAGATTACAACCGCGTAGTTGTAACGTTTGCCGGTGATCCTCAAGCCGCCGTAGACGCGGCTTTGGCCGCCACAGGTGTGGCGTGTGAAATGATCGACATGCGACGCCATCAGGGCGAACACCCCCGCATGGGAGCTACCGACGTCGTGCCTTTCGTCCCTATCAGCAACATCACCATGGATGAATGCGTTGCGTTGGCCAATCAATTCGGTGAGCGAGCCGCGGCACAATTAGGGTTACCTATTTACCTCTATGCTCAAGCCGCACGAAAACCTGAACGAAAAAAATTACCCGACATTCGAAAAGGCGAATACGAAATGCTTGCTCCGAAATTACAAGATCCTAATTGGAAACCCGATTTCGGACCGAATGAATACACTGACCGCGTTGTCCGATCTGGTGCTACGGCAACGGGCGCACGGTTTTTTCTGATTGCATACAATGTCAATCTTGAGACTCACGAAGTATCGGTCGCCGACGAAATTGCCGGCCGTATCCGCGAAAGCGGTCGTCCTAAGAAAGATGCGCAAGGAAATGTGATGAAAGATGAATCCGGCAAAACGATACGTATCGCCGGTTCGCTGCGGGAAACCCAAGGCAAAGGCATCTATATGGAAGCGCATCACATTACGCAGGTGTCAATGAACCTGCTGAATTATCTGATCACATCCATTCATACGGCTTTCGAAGAATGTAAGAAAGAAGCGCAAGCACTCGGCACTAAAGTCACCGGCAGCGAAATTGTAGGACTCGTTCCGAAAGATTCTATTGTTATGGCTGGAAAATTTTATTCGGATAAATTAAAACTCAATTTGCATGACGATAATGACCTTATTCAATGCGCCATCGAGCAATTAGGTCTCAGTCAGCTTGCGCCTTTCGAAGCCAACAAAAAAATCATTGAATACATGTTGCAATGA
- a CDS encoding polysaccharide deacetylase family protein → MADGDRYRERVPVMTERYLTFLREWKLRCTFFVVGDVARKYPELIQQIVKDGHEIACHSNKHITLENLNERSFQDDLEKNISHLQNAGAQTIKGFRAPILSLTDQTQWAYGVLAKLGFTYSSSVLPARNPLYGWPEFGHSPRSIDGILELPMTLSSGLYPLPFAGGTYFRALPLWYTLGAFKRHHRCGHAVLGYFHPYDIDTEQEHFMHPGIHNNRFFNFLMYYNRRSVFPKLESILKRGWNIIPYVDFIQQHYH, encoded by the coding sequence ATGGCGGACGGCGATCGTTATCGCGAACGAGTACCGGTCATGACTGAGCGTTATCTTACTTTTTTACGTGAGTGGAAACTCCGATGCACCTTTTTTGTTGTCGGAGATGTTGCCAGGAAATATCCCGAGTTGATCCAACAAATCGTCAAAGATGGTCACGAAATCGCCTGCCACAGCAATAAACATATTACGCTGGAAAATCTGAACGAACGTTCTTTTCAGGACGACCTGGAAAAAAATATCAGCCACTTGCAAAATGCCGGCGCCCAAACCATCAAGGGTTTTCGAGCTCCTATCCTATCGCTGACCGACCAAACACAATGGGCATACGGCGTTCTCGCAAAACTTGGATTTACCTATTCGAGCTCCGTTCTTCCCGCGCGGAATCCTTTGTACGGGTGGCCGGAATTCGGACACAGCCCGAGATCGATCGACGGAATTTTAGAGTTGCCAATGACGCTGTCTTCAGGTTTATATCCCCTTCCATTTGCAGGCGGGACATATTTTCGTGCATTGCCATTGTGGTACACCTTAGGTGCTTTTAAACGCCATCACCGGTGCGGTCATGCCGTATTGGGGTATTTTCATCCTTACGATATCGATACGGAACAAGAACATTTTATGCATCCCGGAATTCACAACAATCGTTTTTTTAATTTTCTGATGTATTATAATCGACGATCTGTTTTTCCAAAACTAGAATCTATTTTAAAACGCGGTTGGAACATCATCCCCTACGTCGATTTCATCCAACAACACTACCATTAA
- a CDS encoding stage II sporulation protein M has translation MKFETFVKQKKDTWNRLNALIEANSGASSKREEDLSEMVRLYRSISADYAYAKANYPYDRVVIELNTLMGKAHAVIYGSQPFRWKKLSDFFFSEFPNMFRHHFRFSLCAFLIFLVAAIFAFIGSLSNPQLPQYILGDYYVNMTLENIQKNDPFAVYKQADSPVMSSFIMTNNIKVTFFAYGMGILAGVGTIYVMFYNGLMLGVFFFVFFEHNLLTESVATVMLHGTIELTCIFIAGGAGLLIGKALVFPESYSRREALKIYGFDSIKLILGAAPLLIIAGLIEGFVTRMDMTIQFKMTFIVANVCFLIWYLALLGKERKKTTLLAE, from the coding sequence TTGAAATTTGAAACGTTTGTCAAACAAAAAAAAGATACCTGGAATCGCCTGAATGCCTTGATCGAAGCGAACAGCGGCGCATCCAGTAAACGGGAGGAAGATCTGTCTGAAATGGTGCGTCTTTACCGTTCAATATCCGCGGATTATGCCTATGCTAAAGCCAATTACCCTTATGACCGCGTCGTCATCGAGCTCAATACACTGATGGGCAAAGCTCACGCGGTTATTTATGGCTCGCAACCATTCCGCTGGAAAAAACTTTCAGATTTTTTCTTTTCTGAATTTCCTAACATGTTCAGACACCATTTCCGATTTTCACTATGCGCTTTCCTGATCTTTTTAGTTGCAGCCATTTTTGCTTTTATCGGTAGTCTATCCAATCCGCAATTGCCGCAATATATCCTCGGTGATTATTATGTTAACATGACGCTTGAAAATATACAAAAGAACGACCCTTTTGCTGTATATAAACAAGCGGACAGTCCTGTGATGTCAAGCTTCATCATGACCAACAATATTAAAGTCACTTTTTTTGCGTATGGAATGGGGATTTTGGCCGGCGTGGGAACGATCTACGTTATGTTCTACAATGGATTAATGCTTGGTGTTTTTTTCTTTGTTTTTTTTGAGCACAATCTATTGACAGAATCCGTAGCCACGGTGATGTTGCACGGTACCATCGAATTAACGTGTATTTTTATTGCCGGCGGAGCCGGATTACTAATCGGTAAGGCGCTGGTTTTTCCTGAATCTTACAGCCGTCGCGAGGCATTAAAAATTTACGGATTCGACTCGATTAAATTGATCCTGGGCGCTGCGCCGTTATTGATTATTGCCGGATTGATCGAAGGTTTTGTCACGCGCATGGACATGACTATCCAATTTAAGATGACTTTTATCGTTGCCAACGTATGTTTTTTAATTTGGTATCTCGCGTTGTTGGGTAAAGAAAGAAAAAAAACTACTCTTCTTGCTGAATGA
- a CDS encoding nucleotidyltransferase family protein, giving the protein MKAMLLAAGYGTRLQEITATLPKPLIEVHGRPLIYYPLSVLKKAGIRDVIINVHHHGDKIKNVLGDGRSLDMIIHYSEEKTILGTGGGIKNAEALLGDEIFVVINSDIVCDINLADVIHYHMKCKSDATMVVRHDPQVPNFDEIKLNNDFNVVSINDVPTPPKIYIARMFTGIHILSPVAFQYLKHEFSSVITTFYQPALHEQRYIAAYDFNGFWCDVGTKESLQRINSEDLPFEI; this is encoded by the coding sequence ATGAAGGCGATGCTATTGGCGGCCGGCTACGGTACGCGCCTTCAGGAGATTACGGCCACACTTCCCAAACCGCTGATCGAAGTGCACGGACGACCTTTGATTTATTATCCGCTTTCCGTTTTAAAAAAGGCGGGAATACGTGACGTTATTATTAACGTTCATCATCATGGAGACAAAATAAAAAATGTTCTGGGCGATGGACGATCGTTGGATATGATCATCCATTATTCTGAAGAAAAAACCATTCTTGGAACCGGCGGCGGGATTAAAAATGCTGAAGCGTTGTTGGGCGATGAAATTTTTGTCGTGATCAATAGTGATATAGTTTGTGATATTAATCTGGCTGACGTCATTCACTATCACATGAAGTGCAAAAGCGATGCGACAATGGTAGTCCGGCATGATCCGCAAGTGCCCAACTTCGATGAAATCAAACTGAACAATGATTTCAATGTGGTTTCGATCAATGATGTTCCAACACCGCCGAAGATTTACATTGCTCGTATGTTTACGGGCATTCATATTTTAAGCCCAGTTGCATTCCAATACTTAAAGCACGAGTTCTCATCCGTGATTACCACGTTTTATCAACCCGCTTTACATGAACAACGTTATATTGCAGCCTACGATTTCAACGGTTTTTGGTGTGACGTAGGAACCAAAGAAAGCCTGCAACGCATTAATTCAGAGGATTTACCGTTTGAAATTTGA
- a CDS encoding phosphotransferase → MNHVLNKLFPQQPFTLTPVSSGASSKKFFRITGSLADKWKQPSLLLQSMADKPESLKDYIEIQRVFESQSIPSPKIFYKNTEFNFLLVEDLGDHTLENRICDNYLQNRNLYFQAIDLLIRLQIIPGFVSSVAAHRVFDYEKFTFEYQFHIQEQLLKNHFQYTLNEQEEKILDDFHRLLATEISLQPRVFTHRDFQSSNLLLSFDRLYLVDFQDARWGPAQYDLVSLIEDVYVPLDPDFKRELIRYYFNRTVKLDLFNPDSFDRIYDWTLIQRKLHDAGAFVYAYKHFGNKKYLPYISNVVHHVLQSMKRYEVFGETYELLNRIVAYGNRS, encoded by the coding sequence ATGAATCACGTTTTAAACAAATTGTTTCCTCAGCAACCATTCACGCTTACGCCAGTAAGCTCGGGAGCATCTTCGAAAAAATTTTTCCGAATAACCGGATCGCTGGCGGACAAGTGGAAGCAGCCATCGCTGTTGCTGCAATCGATGGCCGATAAACCCGAGTCACTCAAGGATTACATTGAAATTCAACGCGTTTTTGAATCACAGTCTATTCCATCGCCAAAGATTTTTTATAAAAACACAGAATTTAATTTCCTGCTGGTCGAAGACTTGGGTGACCATACGCTTGAAAACCGCATTTGTGATAATTATCTCCAAAATCGAAATCTTTATTTTCAAGCCATCGATCTGTTGATACGGCTGCAAATTATTCCGGGATTCGTTTCGTCCGTGGCGGCACATCGTGTCTTTGATTACGAAAAATTTACTTTTGAATATCAATTCCATATCCAAGAACAATTACTAAAAAATCATTTTCAGTATACATTAAATGAACAGGAAGAAAAAATTCTTGACGATTTTCACCGGCTGCTTGCTACGGAAATTTCCTTACAACCACGCGTTTTTACTCACCGTGATTTTCAATCTTCCAATTTGTTGCTTTCATTTGACCGATTGTATTTGGTAGATTTTCAAGATGCGCGGTGGGGACCAGCTCAATACGATCTCGTTTCCCTTATTGAAGACGTCTACGTACCGTTGGATCCTGATTTTAAGCGTGAATTAATCAGATATTACTTCAATAGAACAGTAAAACTGGATTTATTTAATCCGGACAGTTTTGATCGAATTTATGACTGGACTTTGATTCAACGCAAATTGCATGATGCGGGAGCTTTTGTCTACGCTTATAAACATTTTGGAAATAAAAAGTATTTACCGTACATTTCCAATGTGGTTCATCACGTTCTTCAATCCATGAAACGGTACGAAGTTTTCGGTGAAACTTATGAATTACTAAACCGGATAGTGGCTTATGGCAACCGCAGTTAG
- a CDS encoding PorV/PorQ family protein has product MRKILSILMIALYAITVQAGEEKRGEAGFMFLKVPMGAREVGMGMNGLTTTSGANAIYWNPANISSADRATFSFSYLNHFAGISSNYAAVSFPYAEAGVFAISFNYLSYGDIEKTTEASPGGNIGFYSPYELALGFSYSKQITDRVSGGLTVKFINSKIDLVSASGVSFDFGFTYNTGYRGLKLGFAATNIGPQAKYDGDGLTREIVDASGSTSFLKFDSEPFELPAAVNFGASMELYRNEQNSITGLLEQNINSFQASRTNLGFEYGFQNMVFARMGYTSTLKKDRDYKTGKASTAGLTFGGGIDYKFNDNLGVTVDYGYLDMGQLDATHRFTVGIKF; this is encoded by the coding sequence ATGAGAAAGATCTTATCCATACTGATGATAGCGTTATATGCTATCACTGTACAGGCCGGTGAAGAGAAACGCGGAGAGGCCGGCTTCATGTTTTTGAAGGTTCCGATGGGCGCCCGGGAGGTTGGTATGGGCATGAACGGTCTGACGACGACCAGTGGCGCTAATGCGATATACTGGAACCCGGCGAATATATCGTCGGCGGATCGGGCAACGTTTTCGTTTTCGTATTTGAATCACTTTGCTGGTATCAGCTCAAACTATGCTGCGGTGTCGTTTCCGTATGCGGAAGCGGGCGTGTTTGCGATATCGTTCAACTACTTGAGTTACGGAGATATCGAAAAGACAACGGAAGCGAGTCCGGGAGGGAATATCGGATTTTATTCACCGTATGAACTGGCGTTAGGTTTTTCGTATTCGAAACAGATCACGGACCGTGTGAGCGGTGGTTTGACGGTGAAGTTCATCAATTCGAAGATCGACCTGGTATCGGCCAGTGGAGTGAGCTTCGATTTTGGTTTTACGTATAACACGGGTTACCGTGGACTGAAGCTGGGCTTTGCGGCGACGAATATCGGTCCGCAGGCCAAGTATGATGGCGACGGTCTTACGCGCGAAATCGTTGATGCTTCAGGTTCGACGTCCTTTTTAAAATTCGATTCTGAGCCGTTTGAATTACCGGCGGCGGTGAATTTTGGAGCGAGCATGGAGTTGTATCGCAATGAACAGAATTCGATCACAGGTTTACTGGAGCAGAACATCAACAGCTTCCAGGCGAGTCGTACGAATCTGGGCTTTGAGTATGGGTTCCAGAACATGGTGTTTGCCCGTATGGGATACACGTCGACGTTGAAGAAAGACCGGGATTACAAGACAGGTAAAGCATCGACGGCGGGCTTGACGTTCGGCGGCGGTATTGACTATAAGTTCAATGACAATCTCGGTGTCACGGTTGATTACGGTTATCTTGATATGGGGCAACTTGATGCAACCCATCGTTTTACAGTTGGTATTAAATTCTAA